In a genomic window of beta proteobacterium MWH-UniP1:
- a CDS encoding FAD-binding oxidoreductase produces the protein MTAAPQTTATTTISGWGGYPTQEAQVIIPRSLSGCKTELERHSSLIARGMGRSYGDSANAATVLQTTCCDHFIAFDDKTGLLTAEAGVTLRDILKITVKHGWFLPVTPGTSYVTVGGAIASDVHGKNHHVAGTFGQHVVSLTLLLGTGEIVTASPTHLQDLFHATCGGMGLTGVILVATIQLIPVKSAQITQKTIKAASLEEACEAFEVYSASTYSVAWIDCLATGKRLGRSVVMLGEHSDSGGLNLTVKDPVTVPIHTPAALLNSMTMRAFNIAYWAKAAHDKTQTVPLQPYFYPLDALGGWNKLYGKAGFVQYQFVLPKADGVSNMRTILTQIAESGAGSFLAVLKQFGPANKNLLSFPIEGYTLALDFKMSSSVVALLHRLDDMVAGMGGRVYLTKDAVMKELTFKATYPEWQEFEAVRHKYGALGKFASAQSKRLGLA, from the coding sequence ATGACGGCTGCCCCCCAAACAACTGCCACCACAACGATTAGTGGATGGGGTGGCTATCCAACACAAGAAGCACAGGTGATAATTCCGCGGTCACTTTCTGGCTGCAAAACTGAACTAGAGCGCCACTCATCGCTCATTGCACGGGGCATGGGCAGAAGCTATGGCGATAGTGCCAATGCTGCAACCGTCTTACAGACCACCTGCTGTGACCACTTCATTGCGTTTGATGACAAAACGGGTTTGCTGACAGCGGAGGCAGGCGTAACACTGCGAGACATATTAAAAATTACGGTAAAGCACGGTTGGTTTTTACCTGTAACACCAGGCACGAGTTATGTCACAGTGGGTGGGGCAATCGCCAGTGATGTGCATGGCAAAAACCATCATGTCGCAGGTACATTTGGGCAGCATGTCGTGTCTTTGACTTTGCTGCTTGGCACAGGGGAAATTGTTACTGCATCACCTACGCATCTGCAAGACCTGTTTCACGCGACGTGTGGCGGCATGGGGCTAACGGGTGTGATTCTCGTTGCCACTATTCAGCTCATTCCAGTTAAGTCAGCTCAAATCACGCAAAAAACCATCAAGGCAGCTTCGTTAGAAGAAGCTTGCGAGGCTTTTGAAGTGTATAGCGCATCGACTTATAGCGTGGCGTGGATTGATTGCTTGGCGACAGGTAAACGCTTGGGCCGTAGCGTGGTAATGCTGGGGGAACATAGCGACAGCGGAGGGCTGAACCTAACAGTTAAAGACCCCGTCACTGTTCCTATCCATACGCCTGCCGCCTTACTGAATAGCATGACAATGCGGGCATTTAACATAGCTTATTGGGCAAAAGCAGCACATGACAAAACACAGACCGTGCCACTGCAGCCCTACTTCTATCCGTTAGATGCACTAGGTGGATGGAACAAGCTTTATGGTAAAGCCGGGTTCGTGCAATATCAGTTTGTGCTACCTAAAGCCGATGGCGTTTCTAACATGCGCACCATTCTTACCCAAATCGCCGAAAGTGGTGCGGGGTCGTTTTTGGCAGTGCTAAAACAATTCGGCCCTGCCAACAAAAACTTACTGTCATTTCCAATAGAGGGCTACACCCTAGCGTTAGACTTTAAAATGTCCTCATCTGTAGTAGCGTTATTGCACAGGCTAGACGATATGGTGGCCGGAATGGGCGGCAGGGTTTACCTAACGAAAGATGCGGTAATGAAAGAACTTACGTTTAAAGCGACATACCCAGAATGGCAGGAGTTTGAAGCAGTGCGTCATAAGTATGGGGCCCTGGGCAAGTTTGCCTCTGCTCAATCGAAACGATTGGGGTTGGCGTGA
- a CDS encoding glycosyltransferase family 39 protein, translating into MLFNPKAVFFLAFLCTLIAKLWLAYVVPITGDEALFFWWGRYPYWGYYDHPPMVGWMIALLSLIGESPLALRILTVSATFFVSLGILDLVNRLAPHKVNAKWNAATLYLLTPISWIGVPVTNDTPLILFVFLSFYCFARGELLRSVSSKTMGRTFPQEFWWFVLTGLMLGLAFLSKYLAVVIAFAYAVTLLRTPKLGGPSLAHGLKILVTIFIAASPFVLLNVAYNATNCWNNVMFNAINRHDDVSVGLKNLGIFIVMMIYLVAPWTLWGLWKSRKHIHLHFAVFVLVCVSFGCFLLLSLFRSVGLHWVLAFLPLLFVLTGVLLSEDRLRRYIGWTALWCMPHVVLVVGFFGFPGFWLEHTKLKGAGFVYDAKELPAMVMLGASDTTTLMAEGYSPASILGYHAKRYVPVFGVGSRYARQDDYQVDFQQFDGKPVRILLSSERPLADFLPFFDSVSLHTLQVRNRQYWVIHGEKFKFSAYRETVIAEIAKRYYQIPALLPMYSCPFTERYDLMVEGRARSTY; encoded by the coding sequence TTGTTATTTAATCCAAAAGCTGTCTTTTTCTTAGCTTTTCTTTGTACGCTCATTGCCAAGCTTTGGCTTGCGTACGTGGTCCCTATTACTGGGGACGAAGCGCTATTTTTTTGGTGGGGGCGTTATCCCTATTGGGGATATTATGATCACCCGCCAATGGTGGGTTGGATGATTGCTTTGCTTAGTCTCATTGGCGAATCACCCCTGGCATTGCGGATTTTGACAGTTAGCGCAACTTTTTTTGTTTCTTTAGGTATTCTCGATTTAGTCAATCGACTTGCGCCACACAAAGTAAATGCGAAATGGAACGCGGCAACGCTGTATCTGCTGACCCCAATCAGTTGGATTGGCGTTCCTGTAACCAATGACACACCGTTAATTTTATTTGTTTTTCTTTCGTTTTATTGTTTCGCTCGCGGAGAATTGTTACGTAGTGTGTCGAGCAAGACTATGGGAAGAACCTTTCCCCAGGAATTTTGGTGGTTTGTCTTAACTGGACTAATGCTTGGGCTTGCGTTTTTATCAAAGTACCTCGCTGTAGTTATAGCGTTCGCCTATGCAGTTACTCTTCTCAGAACGCCAAAGCTGGGAGGGCCTAGTCTCGCGCACGGCCTAAAAATTCTTGTAACAATTTTTATTGCGGCATCACCATTTGTTCTGTTGAACGTTGCCTACAACGCGACAAATTGCTGGAACAACGTCATGTTTAACGCAATAAATCGCCATGACGACGTATCTGTAGGCCTGAAGAATTTAGGCATCTTCATCGTCATGATGATTTATTTGGTTGCACCATGGACATTATGGGGCCTGTGGAAGTCACGAAAGCATATCCATCTCCACTTTGCTGTGTTTGTTTTGGTTTGTGTCTCTTTCGGATGTTTTTTGCTGCTTTCGTTGTTTAGGTCTGTCGGACTACACTGGGTGTTAGCTTTTCTGCCGTTGTTATTCGTGCTTACGGGTGTTCTCCTTTCAGAAGATCGTCTGCGGCGCTACATTGGCTGGACTGCGCTTTGGTGTATGCCACACGTTGTTCTTGTCGTTGGTTTTTTTGGTTTCCCTGGTTTTTGGCTAGAACACACCAAGCTCAAAGGTGCCGGCTTTGTTTACGATGCCAAGGAACTCCCAGCTATGGTCATGCTAGGCGCTTCAGATACGACTACGCTAATGGCTGAAGGATACAGTCCAGCGTCGATTCTTGGTTATCATGCAAAGCGCTACGTGCCTGTTTTTGGGGTTGGCTCTCGATATGCTCGGCAAGACGACTACCAGGTGGATTTCCAACAGTTTGATGGCAAACCCGTGCGAATTCTGCTGAGTAGCGAGCGGCCTTTGGCGGATTTCCTTCCTTTTTTTGATTCGGTCAGCCTGCACACCCTGCAAGTCCGTAATCGGCAATATTGGGTCATTCACGGAGAGAAATTTAAATTCTCTGCATATCGAGAAACGGTCATTGCCGAAATCGCCAAACGTTATTATCAGATTCCGGCCCTGTTGCCCATGTACTCTTGTCCTTTTACTGAACGTTACGACTTAATGGTTGAGGGCAGAGCGCGGTCAACATACTAA
- the purT gene encoding formate-dependent phosphoribosylglycinamide formyltransferase gives MIGTPLCPNATRVMMLGSGELGKEVVIALQRLGVEVIAVDRYANAPAHQVAHRSHVIDMTDPAALRALIEQERPHLVVPEIEAIATPALVELEKEGKATVIPTARAAFLTMNREGIRRLAAEELGLPTSKYQFASSLEELQAACDAVGYPCFVKPVMSSSGKGQSKLNSAADVKAAWDYAQSAGRVANARVIAELMIEFDFEITQLTVRALGANGEVETHFCAPIGHVQIDGDYVESWQPQAMTETALERAREIAQAVTTALGGLGIFGVELFVKGDQVWFSEVSPRPHDTGMVTMATQSQNEFELHARAILGLPVDTTLRNPGASAVIYGGLEAKGIGFTGVDEALRVHGTDIRLFGKPESFTKRRMGVALASGKDTDQARERAKLAASLVKTTA, from the coding sequence ATGATTGGCACGCCTCTTTGCCCCAACGCCACCCGCGTCATGATGTTGGGCTCTGGTGAGCTCGGCAAAGAGGTCGTGATTGCCCTGCAACGCCTGGGCGTTGAAGTAATTGCAGTAGACCGTTACGCCAATGCACCTGCCCACCAGGTGGCCCATCGGTCCCATGTGATAGACATGACGGACCCAGCGGCGCTGCGCGCATTAATTGAGCAAGAGCGGCCCCACTTGGTTGTGCCCGAGATTGAAGCGATTGCCACACCCGCGTTGGTTGAGCTGGAAAAAGAAGGCAAGGCCACGGTCATTCCAACAGCACGCGCAGCTTTCCTGACCATGAACCGTGAGGGCATTCGGCGCTTGGCGGCTGAAGAGTTGGGCTTGCCAACTTCTAAGTATCAATTCGCCTCATCACTGGAAGAACTTCAAGCAGCCTGCGATGCCGTGGGTTACCCCTGCTTTGTGAAGCCTGTGATGTCGTCTTCAGGCAAGGGCCAATCCAAATTGAATTCGGCCGCAGATGTGAAAGCCGCATGGGACTACGCGCAATCGGCCGGCCGTGTGGCCAATGCACGGGTAATAGCAGAGTTGATGATTGAATTCGATTTTGAAATCACACAGTTAACTGTTCGTGCCCTGGGCGCTAATGGCGAAGTAGAAACCCACTTCTGCGCCCCGATTGGCCATGTGCAGATTGATGGCGACTATGTCGAATCATGGCAGCCACAGGCCATGACAGAGACCGCGCTCGAGCGCGCCCGTGAGATCGCCCAGGCCGTCACTACTGCGCTGGGTGGTTTGGGGATCTTTGGTGTGGAGTTGTTTGTAAAGGGTGATCAGGTCTGGTTTTCTGAAGTCAGCCCGAGGCCCCATGACACGGGCATGGTGACCATGGCGACCCAGTCTCAAAACGAGTTCGAATTACATGCCCGCGCGATTCTTGGGTTGCCGGTGGATACCACCCTGCGTAACCCCGGTGCCTCTGCTGTGATTTATGGTGGCTTAGAAGCCAAAGGAATTGGCTTTACCGGTGTGGATGAAGCACTGCGCGTTCATGGCACCGACATTCGTTTATTTGGCAAGCCTGAGTCGTTTACCAAGCGGCGGATGGGTGTTGCGCTGGCCAGTGGCAAAGACACCGATCAGGCCCGTGAGCGGGCGAAGCTAGCGGCCTCGCTAGTAAAGACGACCGCTTAA
- the mnmA gene encoding tRNA 2-thiouridine(34) synthase MnmA — protein MSNHPVLNWKDSLRGRKRVVVGMSGGVDSSVTAWRLKEAGCEVIGLFMKNWEDDDDSEYCSTRQDFLDAAAAAEVIGIELQAVNFAKDYKDRVFADFLREYQAGRTPNPDVLCNAEIKFKAFLDHAMAQGADCIATGHYAQVQWVSSHQVQLVRGADPGKDQTYFLHRLNQQQLARTIFPIGDLHKSVVRDMARKIGLPNAAKKDSTGICFIGERPFREFLNRYLPTKPGPMVTPEGRTVGQHMGLAFYTLGQRKGLGIGGDKAGDGSPWFVLDKDMAGNRLIVAQGHDHPGLLSHGLTAIDPSWVSGTAPADGALLTAKARYRQPDAACTYRGGVDGFELAFPQAQWAVTRGQSAVIYDGPVCLGGGIISGRSS, from the coding sequence ATGAGCAATCACCCCGTTTTAAATTGGAAAGACTCACTGCGGGGCCGCAAACGGGTGGTGGTGGGCATGTCGGGCGGGGTCGATTCATCGGTCACCGCCTGGCGACTCAAAGAGGCTGGCTGTGAAGTTATTGGTCTTTTCATGAAAAACTGGGAAGACGATGACGACAGCGAGTACTGTTCCACCCGCCAAGACTTCCTAGATGCCGCTGCGGCGGCCGAAGTGATCGGCATTGAATTGCAGGCGGTGAACTTTGCGAAGGACTACAAAGACCGGGTCTTTGCGGATTTCTTGCGGGAGTACCAGGCTGGCCGAACCCCCAACCCCGACGTGCTGTGCAATGCCGAAATTAAGTTCAAGGCCTTTTTGGACCACGCCATGGCCCAGGGGGCCGACTGTATTGCCACGGGCCACTATGCACAGGTCCAGTGGGTCTCAAGCCACCAGGTCCAGCTGGTCCGGGGTGCCGACCCGGGCAAAGACCAGACCTACTTTCTGCACCGCCTAAATCAACAACAGTTAGCACGTACTATCTTCCCGATTGGCGATTTACATAAGTCTGTGGTGCGGGATATGGCCAGAAAAATTGGTCTGCCCAACGCGGCGAAGAAGGACTCCACAGGTATCTGCTTTATCGGTGAGCGGCCATTTCGGGAGTTCTTGAACCGCTACCTGCCCACCAAACCTGGGCCCATGGTCACGCCAGAAGGCCGCACGGTTGGCCAGCATATGGGCCTGGCGTTTTATACCTTGGGCCAGCGCAAGGGCTTGGGCATTGGGGGCGATAAGGCGGGTGATGGCAGCCCCTGGTTTGTGTTGGATAAAGACATGGCGGGCAACCGGCTCATCGTGGCCCAAGGCCACGATCACCCGGGCCTGCTGTCCCATGGATTGACAGCCATTGACCCCAGCTGGGTGTCAGGCACCGCGCCTGCAGACGGCGCCCTATTGACTGCCAAGGCCCGATACCGCCAGCCAGACGCGGCCTGCACCTATCGGGGTGGGGTTGATGGGTTCGAGTTGGCTTTCCCGCAAGCCCAGTGGGCGGTCACCCGAGGCCAGTCCGCCGTGATCTATGACGGCCCAGTCTGCCTGGGTGGTGGGATTATTTCGGGGCGATCTAGCTGA
- a CDS encoding SDR family oxidoreductase: MRKILILGATSAIAEHCARIWAARGDALYLVARNEERLKTMTADLIVRGAEQAHSFCVDLNDMQKHVALLDAAETAMGGIDTVLIAHGTLSNQKACEQNVEQTLAEINTNALSVISLLTHIANRFEAKQSGTIAVISSVAGDRGRASNYVYGSAKAMVTAFTSGLRQRLHKSNVAVVTIKPGFVDTPMTASFKKGLLWAKPDHVAPKIVQAIDKRKYEVYVPTFWWVVMAAIRLLPVRVFLKLTF; this comes from the coding sequence GTGAGAAAAATTCTCATTCTTGGCGCAACATCTGCTATTGCTGAACACTGTGCACGGATATGGGCAGCTAGGGGTGATGCCCTCTATTTGGTGGCGCGAAATGAGGAACGTCTTAAAACGATGACTGCTGACTTAATAGTAAGGGGGGCAGAACAGGCCCACAGCTTCTGCGTGGACTTAAACGATATGCAGAAACATGTTGCTCTATTAGACGCAGCAGAAACAGCAATGGGCGGCATAGATACAGTGCTGATTGCGCACGGAACTTTATCGAATCAAAAAGCTTGTGAACAAAATGTCGAGCAAACCCTTGCAGAGATAAACACCAATGCATTGTCAGTCATCAGTCTGCTAACGCATATTGCAAATCGGTTTGAAGCAAAGCAGTCGGGAACAATCGCTGTGATTTCTTCTGTTGCGGGAGATCGAGGCAGGGCCAGCAACTATGTTTATGGCTCAGCCAAAGCAATGGTCACGGCATTTACATCGGGCTTACGGCAGCGACTGCATAAATCAAATGTGGCAGTGGTCACCATTAAGCCGGGTTTTGTAGATACGCCCATGACCGCATCATTTAAAAAAGGGTTGCTATGGGCTAAACCCGATCATGTGGCACCAAAGATTGTGCAGGCTATTGATAAGAGAAAATATGAAGTGTATGTGCCCACATTTTGGTGGGTAGTTATGGCGGCCATTAGACTGCTTCCCGTCAGAGTTTTTCTCAAACTAACTTTCTAA
- a CDS encoding NAD(P) transhydrogenase subunit alpha: MEAISPTLVNLIIFVLAIYVGYHVVWNVTPALHTPLMAVTNAISAIVIVGAMLAAALTETVLGQTMGVLAVALAAVNVFGGFLVTRRMLEMFKKKEKKPAANAKEAA, encoded by the coding sequence ATGGAAGCAATCAGTCCAACCCTTGTGAACTTAATCATCTTTGTGCTGGCCATCTACGTGGGTTACCACGTGGTCTGGAATGTCACGCCTGCCCTGCACACGCCACTCATGGCTGTGACCAATGCGATTTCCGCCATCGTGATCGTGGGTGCCATGCTGGCGGCCGCACTGACTGAAACCGTGCTGGGTCAGACCATGGGTGTCTTGGCCGTGGCACTTGCTGCCGTGAATGTGTTCGGTGGCTTCTTGGTCACCCGCCGTATGCTGGAGATGTTTAAAAAGAAAGAGAAAAAACCCGCTGCGAACGCAAAGGAGGCTGCATAA
- a CDS encoding GtrA family protein, whose translation MAKTAVSLAVLYTLFAAFSTAINIGAQMLCIWAYTGPYSVEVSILIGTGAGLPLRYLLEKRYIFAFQSNNIAHDGKLFVLYSFMGVFTTAIFWGVEYAFHFIFATDIMRYVGGVIGLSLGFYIKYQLDKKYVFVSGDKQVAV comes from the coding sequence ATGGCAAAAACGGCGGTCAGCCTTGCCGTGCTGTATACGCTTTTTGCAGCGTTTTCCACGGCGATTAATATTGGCGCGCAGATGCTGTGCATTTGGGCTTACACAGGGCCTTATTCTGTTGAGGTGTCTATTTTGATTGGCACTGGTGCGGGCTTGCCACTGCGTTACCTGTTAGAAAAACGGTATATTTTTGCGTTTCAGAGTAACAACATCGCGCACGATGGGAAGCTCTTTGTGCTTTATAGTTTTATGGGCGTTTTTACCACCGCCATCTTTTGGGGTGTGGAGTATGCGTTTCACTTTATCTTCGCGACAGACATCATGCGTTATGTGGGTGGCGTGATTGGCCTAAGTCTTGGCTTTTATATCAAGTACCAGCTAGACAAAAAATACGTGTTTGTCAGCGGCGATAAGCAGGTGGCGGTATGA
- a CDS encoding UbiA family prenyltransferase — protein sequence MWAGARQAIVVNASEAIAKQAEKVATVSKVFPPQVVMLSHWLKTLRVHQWLKNLLLFVPLLAAHQMGNFQSLSTLVLAFVSFSLCASAVYMANDLLDLESDRRHPRKRHRPFASAAVPLKVGAVLLPLFTATSLALGLVVGAAFAAWLIVYFLLTCAYSLWLKRLALIDCLTLAALYTLRIIAGAAAVTIPLSFWLLAFSVFIFLSLAFVKRYAELQVQAAAGNAFAHGRGYAVTDAPLVQTLGITAGYAAILVLALYLQGETVVTLYVQPELIWLAVPLMLFWVSWVWMKAHKGEMHDDPIVFAIKDKASLTVAVLIAFSFLLATKGIGS from the coding sequence GTGTGGGCTGGCGCGCGGCAGGCGATTGTGGTGAACGCTAGTGAAGCGATTGCTAAGCAAGCTGAAAAAGTAGCTACTGTGTCTAAAGTCTTCCCGCCGCAAGTGGTAATGCTTTCGCATTGGCTAAAGACGCTTCGGGTTCATCAATGGCTAAAGAATTTGCTGCTTTTTGTGCCACTGCTTGCAGCCCATCAGATGGGCAACTTCCAATCGCTATCTACGTTGGTTCTCGCTTTTGTGTCATTTAGCTTGTGTGCCTCTGCGGTATATATGGCCAATGACCTATTGGATTTAGAAAGCGACCGCAGACACCCCCGGAAGCGCCACCGCCCTTTCGCTTCAGCAGCCGTTCCCCTTAAAGTGGGGGCGGTACTTTTGCCACTGTTTACTGCTACAAGCCTTGCATTGGGGCTGGTGGTAGGTGCAGCGTTTGCAGCTTGGTTAATAGTCTACTTCTTACTGACCTGTGCGTATTCCTTGTGGTTAAAGCGCCTGGCGCTGATTGATTGCCTAACATTAGCTGCGCTTTACACATTACGCATTATTGCTGGCGCAGCAGCAGTGACCATCCCTCTATCTTTTTGGCTTTTAGCGTTCTCGGTCTTTATCTTTTTGTCACTTGCTTTCGTTAAGCGATACGCAGAGCTACAAGTGCAGGCGGCTGCCGGTAACGCCTTCGCCCATGGCAGGGGCTACGCCGTAACAGATGCGCCCTTGGTTCAGACTTTGGGCATTACGGCTGGCTATGCAGCAATACTGGTGTTAGCACTTTACTTGCAGGGAGAAACAGTCGTCACGCTTTATGTGCAGCCTGAACTGATTTGGTTGGCCGTGCCTTTAATGCTGTTCTGGGTAAGTTGGGTATGGATGAAGGCGCACAAAGGCGAAATGCACGACGATCCGATAGTGTTCGCCATAAAAGATAAAGCCAGTCTTACGGTTGCTGTGCTTATTGCATTTTCTTTTCTGCTTGCTACAAAAGGTATTGGTAGCTAA
- a CDS encoding haloacid dehalogenase-like hydrolase, whose translation MTVQHSAREALPVLAVDLDGTLTLSDTLHELAFGLLRDSPLKVFALPFWLLQGKAALKAKVADSVSLDVTTLPFNIALITWLKEERTAGRRIVLCTAADKRVAQAIADHLGVFDEVLASDGTTNNAGANKRAALEAKYGEKGYDYAGNSAAD comes from the coding sequence TTGACAGTTCAACACTCAGCTAGAGAAGCTTTGCCCGTTTTGGCCGTTGACTTAGACGGCACCCTTACGCTTTCTGACACGCTACACGAATTAGCCTTCGGTCTGCTACGTGATAGTCCCCTTAAGGTATTCGCCCTGCCATTTTGGTTATTACAGGGGAAAGCGGCGCTTAAAGCCAAAGTAGCAGACAGTGTCAGTCTAGATGTCACCACGCTGCCTTTTAACATCGCGCTAATTACTTGGTTAAAAGAAGAGCGGACTGCAGGTAGGCGGATTGTGCTGTGTACGGCAGCAGATAAGCGCGTGGCTCAAGCCATCGCAGACCATTTGGGTGTTTTTGACGAAGTGCTGGCAAGCGATGGTACGACCAATAACGCAGGCGCAAACAAACGGGCTGCATTAGAAGCCAAGTACGGGGAAAAGGGTTATGACTACGCAGGTAATTCTGCGGCAGATTAA
- the purB gene encoding adenylosuccinate lyase → MNTLNSKSNSGANQQLLNLSPLDGRYASKLDSLRPLLSEAGFMKHRVEVEVAWLIGLSDLGLAELPTFSPAARTALESWVDNFSTDDAARIKAIEATTNHDVKAVEYWMKEKAAAETGLPELAKAAEFIHFACTSEDINNTSHALMLREARKQAILPAMQMMTDRLHSLIELTAELPMLSRTHGQTASPTTLGKELANVRQRLRIARDAFIAVAPRAKMNGAVGNYNAHTSAAPGIDWPAFSKRVIEGLGLEFNSHTIQIEPHDWMAQYFDAIARFNTIVLDLSRDIWGYISLGYFKQKLKAGEVGSSTMPHKVNPIDFENAEGNLGIANALLRHLSDKLPVSRWQRDLTDSTVLRNLGVALGHSLLAYDSCLKGLGKLEINEARIADDLNQAWEVLAEPIQTVMRRYGLPQPYEQLKALTRGQGMTETTMRNFINGLDLPAADKARLMAMTPASYTGLAAKLAKDELNFG, encoded by the coding sequence ATGAACACTCTCAATTCCAAGTCTAATTCTGGTGCTAACCAGCAGCTTTTAAATCTCTCGCCACTTGATGGCCGCTACGCATCGAAACTCGATAGCCTGCGGCCCCTGCTCTCTGAAGCTGGCTTTATGAAACACCGGGTCGAGGTCGAAGTCGCCTGGCTAATTGGCTTATCGGATCTGGGACTTGCGGAACTACCCACCTTTAGCCCTGCGGCACGAACTGCGTTAGAGAGTTGGGTTGATAATTTTTCAACCGATGATGCCGCCCGAATCAAAGCGATTGAGGCTACAACCAACCACGACGTAAAAGCCGTGGAATATTGGATGAAAGAAAAGGCCGCGGCTGAGACTGGCTTGCCAGAGTTGGCCAAGGCGGCCGAGTTCATCCACTTTGCCTGCACTTCGGAAGACATTAACAACACGTCCCACGCGTTGATGTTGCGAGAAGCACGCAAGCAAGCAATCTTACCCGCCATGCAGATGATGACAGATCGGCTGCATAGCTTGATTGAGTTGACGGCTGAGCTGCCAATGCTATCGCGCACCCATGGCCAGACGGCATCACCCACAACATTGGGCAAAGAGTTGGCCAATGTACGTCAGCGCCTGCGGATTGCACGTGATGCATTTATCGCGGTGGCACCACGCGCCAAGATGAACGGCGCGGTGGGCAACTATAACGCCCACACATCGGCCGCACCCGGTATCGACTGGCCCGCGTTTTCTAAGCGTGTCATTGAAGGCCTTGGGCTAGAATTTAATAGTCATACCATTCAGATTGAACCGCACGACTGGATGGCCCAGTACTTTGATGCGATTGCACGTTTCAACACGATCGTCTTAGATTTGTCGCGTGATATTTGGGGCTATATCTCACTGGGTTACTTCAAACAAAAACTAAAAGCGGGTGAGGTGGGCTCTTCCACCATGCCGCACAAGGTCAACCCGATTGATTTTGAAAATGCAGAAGGCAATCTGGGCATTGCCAATGCACTGCTTCGTCACTTAAGCGACAAGCTGCCCGTGTCCCGCTGGCAACGTGATTTAACGGATTCCACTGTGTTGCGTAATCTGGGTGTGGCACTAGGCCACAGTCTGCTGGCCTATGACTCGTGCCTAAAGGGGCTGGGCAAGCTTGAGATTAATGAAGCACGAATTGCGGACGATCTTAACCAGGCCTGGGAAGTATTGGCCGAACCGATTCAGACCGTGATGCGCCGCTATGGCCTGCCGCAGCCTTATGAGCAGTTAAAAGCGCTGACCCGCGGCCAAGGCATGACCGAGACCACGATGCGTAACTTCATTAACGGCTTAGACCTGCCCGCTGCTGACAAAGCACGGCTGATGGCGATGACACCCGCGAGTTACACGGGCTTGGCAGCAAAGTTGGCGAAGGACGAATTAAACTTCGGCTAA
- a CDS encoding Re/Si-specific NAD(P)(+) transhydrogenase subunit alpha — protein MHVGIPKESLPGETRVAATPETVKKFIAQGHQVTIAAGAGVSANFIDEAYTAVGAKVGSQADAMGTDLVLKVRIPSDDEVKQMKQGAVLIGMLNPFDRAGLERLAGAGITAFAMEAAPRTTRAQSMDVLSSQANLAGYKAVMLAADAYPKIFPMLMTAAGTIKAARMVILGAGVAGLQAIATAKRLGAVVEASDVRPAVKEQIESLGAKFIDVPFETDEEREIAQGVGGYARPMPEAWMKRQSAEVAKRIAAADIVISTALIPGRKAPTLITEDMVKSMKPGSVIVDMAVEQGGNCPLSELGKTVVKHGVIIVGQPNLAALVPTDASALYARNLLDFMKLIVTKEGALSIPADDDIVTATLVTKDGAVLRN, from the coding sequence ATGCACGTTGGCATTCCCAAGGAGTCATTGCCCGGCGAAACGCGGGTAGCGGCGACACCCGAGACGGTGAAAAAATTTATTGCCCAGGGGCATCAGGTCACGATTGCTGCTGGCGCGGGCGTGTCCGCGAATTTTATTGACGAGGCCTATACGGCTGTTGGCGCAAAGGTCGGTTCTCAGGCTGATGCCATGGGCACCGATTTGGTGCTGAAAGTCCGCATCCCGTCAGATGACGAAGTCAAACAGATGAAGCAGGGTGCCGTGCTGATCGGCATGCTGAACCCCTTTGACCGTGCTGGCTTAGAGCGCTTAGCTGGCGCTGGCATTACCGCCTTTGCCATGGAGGCAGCCCCCCGCACGACCCGTGCCCAGAGCATGGACGTGCTGTCATCCCAGGCCAACCTGGCGGGCTACAAGGCCGTCATGCTGGCTGCGGATGCCTATCCCAAGATCTTCCCCATGCTCATGACCGCTGCCGGCACGATTAAGGCCGCTCGCATGGTCATTTTGGGCGCTGGTGTTGCCGGTCTGCAGGCCATTGCCACGGCCAAGCGCCTGGGTGCTGTGGTGGAAGCCTCTGACGTTCGCCCGGCTGTGAAAGAGCAGATTGAGTCCCTTGGCGCGAAATTCATTGATGTGCCCTTTGAGACCGATGAAGAGCGCGAGATCGCCCAGGGCGTGGGCGGCTATGCCCGGCCCATGCCGGAAGCTTGGATGAAGCGCCAGAGTGCAGAAGTGGCTAAGCGCATCGCGGCTGCAGACATTGTGATTTCCACCGCCTTGATCCCTGGTCGTAAGGCCCCAACCCTGATCACAGAAGACATGGTCAAGTCCATGAAGCCGGGTTCGGTGATTGTGGACATGGCCGTTGAGCAGGGCGGTAACTGCCCCTTATCGGAACTGGGCAAGACAGTGGTCAAGCACGGCGTGATCATTGTGGGCCAGCCCAACCTGGCGGCCTTGGTGCCAACGGATGCCAGCGCGCTCTACGCCCGCAACCTGCTGGACTTCATGAAGCTGATCGTGACCAAAGAGGGCGCGCTCAGCATCCCCGCAGACGACGACATTGTGACGGCCACTTTGGTGACCAAAGACGGCGCTGTTTTACGTAATTAA